The candidate division Zixibacteria bacterium HGW-Zixibacteria-1 genome contains the following window.
AACGCCGTCATTCGAGCCTGGGTTTTAAAAATCCAGTTGACTTCGAACGGGCAGCTACCCTATCTTAACTATGTGTCCATTTTTTTAGGGGAAGACCACAGACTGGTTTGGCAGTGGAATCAAGGAAGTCGACAATGGGTTTTGCCATCAATGGTTGGCCGGCTATGCCTGGAATGAATACAACATGATTGTTCTTGATTGGAATAGCGCAATTCCCGAAAGACATGTTTCCCAGCACTTTTACGGGATTGCCTGGTATCGATATTATGGCCCTGTGGGACATTCATTTTTTACATCATCAGCACTGGGCCTTTCTTCCATAAATGCCTATCATTACGATGGCTATGGGCCGGGGCTATTGGTCGGAGGTGGATATGAATTCGGACGCCATTTTCAGGTTGAGGGTTGTATAACCGGTGGCAGAATTTTAACGAGTAATTTTGATTCCAATGTTATACATTTAGGCGTTGTCCTCACTGCTATTTTATATTAAGCCTAATCGACCCATTAGACCCGACACCACATTAGGCACTCTTTCCTAAAATACCCAATGTGCTGTCAGATCTCTGTCGAAGATCCTGACGAAGGAAGGACACTTGACAGCACACATTCTTTAGTCCCCTCTCGAGAGGGGATTTAGGGGTGTGTAAATCAGGTCGCAAATACAAATAACACACCCCGCCCTCCGAAGACTCCGGGCACCCCTCTCAAGAGGGGATAAAGAACTAAAAAGGGCGGGTTGGAAACCCGCCCCCACAATGATTATTGGTATTTATGCCCGAAGGTTATCCTCGGAAAAAGCCTGTTCCAGTTTGGGATCGGTGAAAATACCGTCCTTCCGGATAAGCTTGTTGTCGAAATAAATTTCACCGCCGCCGTAATCCTTGCGCTGGATAAGCACCAGGTCCCAGTGAATGGCCGAGACATTGCCGTTGGGCGCTTCATCATAGCAGCAACCGGGGGTCAGATGAATCGAGCCGCGAATCTTTTCATCGAACAATGTATCCTTCATCGGGTGCATTACGAAAGGGTTGACGCCGATGGCGAACTCGCCGACATAGCGGGCGTTTTCATCGGTATCGAGAACCTTGTTCATTTTGTCCTGGAACGAAGATGAGGTGGCCTTGATGATCTTGCCGTCCTTGAAAGTGAAGCTGATATCGTTGAAAACGTAACCATCATGCAAAGAAGGCGTGTTGTAGGTAATCGTGCCGTTGATCGAATTCCTTACCGGCGCGGTGTAAACTTCGCCGTCGGGGATATTGCGCTGCCCATCGCACTTGACCACCGGAATACCCTTGATGGAAAAAGTCAGGTCGGTGCCGGGTCCGACAATATGCACCTTGTCGGTTTTATTGACCAGTTTGACCAGCGGGTCCATCGCTTTGGACATTTTGGCATAGTTGAGATTGCAGACATCATAGTAGAAATCTTCGAATTTCTCCTGAGATGTTTCGGCCAGCTGTGCCATGGCATTGTTGGGAAAACGCATCACACACCAGCGGGTCCGTTTGACGCGTTCCTCGAGATGCACCGGTTTATAGAATATTTTCTGGAATTTAGACATCTGTTTGGCCGGGATATCGGCCAGGTCGAACGGATTTTCCGATCCGCGGAGACCAAGATAGGCCGCCGATTTTTTCATCATATCAAGATGAAAGTTGGCCATCATCTGCATCTGCTCATCGGTGGCCGATTTGAGAAACTGACGGGAAATCGATTCATCATTGTAATACCAGAAGGTCATGGCGCCTTTTTGGGTGGCATATTTGACGATCTCTTTGCCCAGTTCAAGCGTCTGAAGACCCTTTATTTCGAGATATAGAATCTCGCCCTTCTTGAGTTTGACCGAATAATCAAGCAGGTTCTTGGCCAGTATTTCGTTTCGTTTGTCTTTCATAGCATAGTTCCTTTCAACATTTGCGTAAACATAATGCAAAACGGGGCTCTTGGCAAGAGAAGTAAAACCAATAAAATTTTGCGGAAAGTGAACTTCTGACTCGTAATGTTGTTTTTGTGAGTATATGACCACTATGCGCAAAAACGGAATATATATCGGGACTTCAGGTTACAGTTATAAGGACTGGCTGGGCAATTTCTATCCCCAATTCTGCCCGTCGGCTGACTTTTTGCGGTTTTATGCGACGGTCTTCAACACCGTGGAAATCGATTCGACCTATTATCGGATCCCCCGCAAGGACAGTGTTGCGAAGTGGTACAAGACGACCCCGGATAATTTTGTATTCTCGGCCAAGTTTCCGTCCAGTGTCACCCATGAAGGCGCCATTGAGAGCCGTGTCGAAAACGCCCAAATATTTATGGATGTTATGCGCCGTTTGGAGGACAAGCTTGGCCCGCTGCTGCTTCAATTTCCGTATGGCTTTAAACCGGATGAACATTTTGCCATCATGGAAAAATTGATTTCGATCATGCCGGATGATTTGAAAATTGCGGTCGAGGTGCGCAATAAAAAATGGCTCAAAAAAGATTTTTATGATTTATTGAGCAGCCGCAAAATCACGCTGGCTTTTGTTGATCATCCGTGGATGCCGCGCCTGACCGAGCATACCGGCCGGTTTGCATACATCAGACTGTTGGGCGACCGGGAAAAAATTGATTCCGATTTCAGTTATGTCAGGGTTGACAGGGAAGAGGACCTGAAATGGTGGTCGCATGTATCCGAGGAATACTCGCGGGAACAGGGAGAAGTGTACGCTTATCTCAACAATCATTACAGCGGTCATTCGCCGACCAACGCCCGCCGCTTGATGGAACTGGTCAGTCAGCCCGCCTGATAAAATAAAGCCCATCGTTGTTTCCAACTGTCACAACCGTCGTCTGACCTGCGTATAGTATATGAGGGGCAGGCAAAGCGGATGCTTACGGTTCCGTTGTTTTTAATTGGCATAACCTGAATCTATTTAATATATTAAGATGTATAACAAGAAATCTCAAAGTATGGAAAGCGGGCAAATATGAAACAGTTTTTATGTTTTAAAATACGCGGATACTGGCTCGGGATCAATGTCGAGAATGTTGTCGAGATTGTGAAGCCGACATCCCTTGACGGAACCGATTCGCCGGTGGTCGTCGGCGAAGACAATATCAACTATCACGGCGCTGTTTTGCCGACCGTTCATCTGGCTGATTTACTGCTCGGAGAACAGGTAAAATATGACACTTCCAAGCGCATCCTGGTGTCCCAGCTGAATGATCTCCGGGCGGGTATTATTGTCGATTCGGCAGAGGAAATATTAAATGTCGAAAATGAACAGATCGGGACACCGCCTCCCGGATCAGTACCATTCAACAGTGAATATCTCGACGGGTATATTGGCTTCGAGGATCGGAATATATATCTTATTTCGACTGAAAAATTAGGGGAATTGGTATCGATTTCCTGACCGGCCGGAACGTCTTCAATAGCCTTTTCGTTTCTCTGCCCGGCGCCATCGCCGGCGAACATAATATCTGACGTCATAAATTATTAGTTCCACTCCGGCAAATAAAATATATTATATAACGAGTCAATTATTCCGGGTTTTTGGATATGTCCGAAAAAGCGGTATTAAATATAATATATACGAATATCGGCCGGGGACATCCGTTCTATCTCGACGGCATAGTCCGCTGCCTGAAAAAATCATACAAAAATGAGATCAGCTTAAACATCAAGGATGTTTTTGAATTATCCTCGGGCGTATCATTGCAATTATGGAAAACTGTCCGGGCGCTTTATCATTGCGGCAGCCAGGGTGGGCCTGTCGGCCACATTTATAATATAGTGAGGAAAAGAAATTCTCCGCAGACTTCATCATCGGTTGTAAGACTCATGGCCGGAGATATCCGGAAGTACATAAAAAGCAACCGCCATCCGACCCTGGTGGCACACCCGATACTGGTGCCGATGATTGCCGATCTGGCGCCGGTCTATTATCAGCATGGTGAAAATGCGGTTCCGGCCGAGGCAATAATCAGGGGCGCCAAAAGAATATTTGTTCCGACATCTCAAGCCGCCGCCTTTTTTAGTGAAAGCGGTATCAACAAGGAATCCATTTACACCAGCGGGTTGTGTGTCGAAAACGAATTGACGGAAAAGGCGGAGCAAGATTTTAATGATCGCCTGCGGCGCCTGGAAAGAAAGGATGTTTTGACCGGCGCCTTTTTCTCATCAGGTGCTGAACCGCGGCAACATGTCAGGAAAATTGTTTTAATGATGGCGTCACTGGCAAAGAACGGCCAAAGGGCAATTGTCTTATGCCGCAAAGGCGGCCGGCTGGAAAAAGCGCTGGCCAAAGAAATCGGATTAAACAGCGCTGATTTAGACATAGCCGACGACAATATAAAACAAGTTTTGGAGCGCGAAAATGCTGCGGCCTTTTCTTATAGCAGTCGCTCCGAGGAAATTGAGCTGACCAACCGGCTGTTTTCGTATTTTGATTATTTTGTCGCGCCGTCGCACGAAAGAACCAACTGGGCCCTGGGGCTGGGTTTACCGATGTTTATAGTTCATCCAATTGTCGGAACATTTTCCCCCTTGAATCGTCAGATTTTGCTTGATAACAGGGTGGCGGCAGATATTGACAGCGATAAAAAAGGGGCGGATTTCAGTTCGGTATTGATGGACCTGAATAAAGAAGGTATATTGGCGGGCATGGCTCGAAACGGTTTTGGCAAGTATAATGTTGATGGCTTTCAAAAGATCGCTAAACATCTGGCCGGCGAACTGCTGACACACTGCTGACAAATATGCTGGCCTATTTTAAGAAATATGATCATCGTTTATGGATACTGTGCGGCGGCTGGGTAGCCTCGTCGGTCGGGTTCTCGCTTTCCATACCATTTGTATCGCTTTATTTTCACTCTGAACTGGGCATGTCGCTGACCAGTATTGGTCTGTTCCTGGGAGTCGCGGCTATCATTCGAGCCGCGGCGCAGGGATTGGGCGGAGAGCTATCGGACAGGTTCGGCCGTTATCCGCTGATGGTTCATTCACAAATCGTTCGTTCCATAATATTTTGGATGATGTCATATTCGATTTACGCCAGCTGGGGCTTCTGGGCCATCGGCGGGCTTTTAATTCTGAATTCTATTTTTGGGGCCCTGTTTCAGCCGGCAGCCAATGCCACAGTTGCGGATTTGGTGGATGTCGATGATCGGATCGAAGGATATTCAATAGTTCGGGTGGCGGGCAATTTCGGCTGGGCGGTGGGTCCGGCTATGGGCGGTTTTTTGGCGAGCCATTCATATTCGCTGCTTTTCGTTATTTCAGGTTTTATGACATTGATATCTACCATTATCATTGCGATGTTTCTGCGCGGTATCAAGATGGAGAAGCCCAGTGAGGAGAAGTCACGATTCAGAGATATTTTCAGACTGCGCGGCAACGAATTGATTATCAGGCATGCCCTTTTATTATTTGTGCTGTACCTTGTGGTGGCGCAGTTGATCACACGGTTCTCGCTTTATTCGGTCGATTTTATAGGCATCAGCAAGGTGCAGCTTGGCTATCTTTTCACCCTTAACGGCCTGATAGTAACAGTATTCCAGATACCCACGACACGTCTGCTCAAAGGGACACGACTGACGATTCAGCTTGCCATGGGGGCCATCATTTATGCGGTCGGATATACCATGGTAGGCGCCCTGGCGACATTTCTCGCCTTT
Protein-coding sequences here:
- a CDS encoding aminopeptidase, whose translation is MKDKRNEILAKNLLDYSVKLKKGEILYLEIKGLQTLELGKEIVKYATQKGAMTFWYYNDESISRQFLKSATDEQMQMMANFHLDMMKKSAAYLGLRGSENPFDLADIPAKQMSKFQKIFYKPVHLEERVKRTRWCVMRFPNNAMAQLAETSQEKFEDFYYDVCNLNYAKMSKAMDPLVKLVNKTDKVHIVGPGTDLTFSIKGIPVVKCDGQRNIPDGEVYTAPVRNSINGTITYNTPSLHDGYVFNDISFTFKDGKIIKATSSSFQDKMNKVLDTDENARYVGEFAIGVNPFVMHPMKDTLFDEKIRGSIHLTPGCCYDEAPNGNVSAIHWDLVLIQRKDYGGGEIYFDNKLIRKDGIFTDPKLEQAFSEDNLRA